Proteins encoded by one window of Micromonospora coxensis:
- the secA2 gene encoding accessory Sec system translocase SecA2 — MGVSQRLKSRFRRFLQRPGTTVDLAPLEKLLPRIAAREEELSALDDAALTEAAATASEYVEICALGREAARRGLDQRPYDVQLLGAMSLLSGKVAEMATGEGKTLTATIAAYGHVRLGNGPVHVLTVNDYLARRDAEWMSPVYRLLGLTVGWVNEASTPEERRAAYACDVTYVSVSEAGFDFLRDQLVTDIAERVQPPLKTAIVDEADSILIDEARVPMVLAGSVVGEQDPVHAAAALVRGLRKGKHYTVAEDGRSVAFTSAGLATVEAKLGGIDLYDTEHVGQLSAVNVALHAHALLHRDVDYIVRDGTVELIDEMRGRVAQRRRWPDGLQAAVEAKEGLDATAEGEVLGTIAVQAYIALYPTVCGMTATAVLVGDQLREFFGLEVAVIPPNTPCIREDEPDRIYATRAEKEEALIDEIRRNHERGRPVLVGTLDVKESEGLAAGLNAAGVSCVVLNAKNDDEEAAIIAEAGAYGAVTVSTQMAGRGVDIRLGGSGQVDAERVAELGGLYVIGSGRHDSRRVDDQLRGRAGRQGDPGGSVFFVSLEDDLVVRHAGDTVPASPRMNADGLVTDEQVDYAVEHAQRVAEGVNHEIHRNTWRYSVVIEQQRKALAERRERLLTTDVAALMLLDRVPEKAGEMDEDLLARVARSIALYHLDRLWAEHLAELSEVREGVHLRALGRLDPLDEFHRAAVPAFNDLVPEIETRTIATFEETEFADDWEPDAAKLVRPSATWTYLVHDNPFGSELDRLIASVGRRLAGSR, encoded by the coding sequence ATGGGTGTGTCGCAACGCTTGAAGAGCAGGTTCCGGCGGTTCCTCCAGCGCCCGGGGACGACGGTGGACCTGGCCCCGCTGGAGAAGCTGCTGCCGCGGATCGCCGCGCGCGAGGAGGAACTGTCCGCCCTCGACGACGCCGCGCTCACCGAGGCCGCCGCCACCGCCTCGGAGTACGTGGAGATCTGCGCGCTCGGCCGGGAGGCCGCCCGCCGTGGGCTGGACCAGCGGCCGTACGACGTGCAGCTGCTCGGCGCGATGTCGCTGCTCTCCGGCAAGGTCGCCGAGATGGCCACCGGTGAGGGCAAGACGCTGACCGCCACCATCGCCGCGTACGGGCACGTCCGGCTCGGCAACGGCCCGGTGCACGTGCTCACCGTCAACGACTACCTGGCCCGCCGCGACGCCGAGTGGATGTCCCCGGTCTACCGCCTGCTCGGGCTCACCGTCGGCTGGGTCAACGAGGCCTCCACCCCCGAGGAGCGGCGGGCCGCGTACGCCTGCGACGTCACCTACGTCTCGGTCAGCGAGGCCGGCTTCGACTTCCTGCGCGACCAGCTCGTCACCGACATCGCCGAGCGGGTCCAGCCGCCGCTGAAGACCGCGATCGTCGACGAGGCGGACTCGATCCTGATCGACGAGGCCCGGGTGCCGATGGTCCTCGCCGGCTCGGTGGTCGGCGAGCAGGATCCGGTGCACGCCGCGGCGGCGCTGGTGCGCGGCCTGCGCAAGGGCAAGCACTACACCGTCGCCGAGGACGGCCGCAGCGTCGCCTTCACCAGCGCCGGCCTGGCCACCGTCGAGGCCAAGCTCGGCGGCATCGACCTGTACGACACCGAGCACGTCGGGCAGCTCTCCGCGGTCAACGTGGCCCTGCACGCGCACGCCCTGCTGCACCGCGACGTCGACTACATCGTCCGCGACGGCACCGTCGAGCTGATCGACGAGATGCGCGGCCGGGTCGCCCAGCGCCGCCGCTGGCCGGACGGCCTGCAGGCCGCGGTCGAGGCGAAGGAGGGGCTCGACGCCACCGCCGAGGGCGAGGTGCTGGGCACCATCGCCGTGCAGGCGTACATCGCGCTCTACCCGACGGTCTGCGGGATGACCGCGACCGCGGTGCTCGTCGGCGACCAGCTGCGGGAGTTCTTCGGCCTGGAGGTGGCGGTGATCCCGCCGAACACCCCCTGCATCCGCGAGGACGAGCCGGACCGCATCTACGCCACCCGGGCGGAGAAGGAGGAGGCGCTGATCGACGAGATCAGGCGCAACCACGAGCGCGGCCGTCCGGTGCTGGTCGGCACCCTGGACGTCAAGGAGTCCGAGGGCCTGGCCGCCGGGCTGAACGCCGCCGGGGTGTCCTGCGTCGTGCTCAACGCCAAGAACGACGACGAGGAGGCGGCGATCATCGCCGAGGCCGGCGCGTACGGCGCGGTCACCGTCTCCACCCAGATGGCCGGGCGGGGCGTCGACATCCGGCTCGGCGGCAGCGGCCAGGTCGACGCCGAGCGGGTCGCCGAGCTGGGCGGCCTGTACGTGATCGGCAGTGGCCGGCACGACAGCCGCCGGGTCGACGACCAGCTGCGCGGCCGGGCCGGCCGCCAGGGCGACCCCGGTGGCTCGGTCTTCTTCGTCAGCCTGGAGGACGACCTGGTCGTCCGGCACGCCGGCGACACCGTCCCGGCCTCGCCGCGGATGAACGCCGACGGTCTGGTCACCGACGAGCAGGTCGACTACGCCGTGGAGCACGCCCAGCGGGTGGCCGAGGGCGTCAACCACGAGATCCACCGCAACACCTGGCGCTACAGCGTGGTGATCGAGCAGCAGCGCAAGGCCCTGGCCGAGCGGCGCGAGCGGCTGCTCACCACCGACGTGGCGGCGCTGATGCTGCTCGACCGGGTGCCGGAGAAGGCCGGCGAGATGGACGAGGACCTGCTGGCCCGGGTCGCCCGCTCGATCGCCCTGTACCACCTCGACCGGCTCTGGGCCGAGCACCTGGCCGAGCTGTCGGAGGTCCGCGAGGGCGTGCACCTGCGCGCGCTGGGCCGTCTCGACCCGCTCGACGAGTTCCACCGGGCCGCGGTGCCCGCGTTCAACGACCTCGTCCCCGAGATCGAGACGCGGACCATCGCCACCTTCGAGGAGACCGAGTTCGCCGACGACTGGGAGCCGGACGCCGCGAAGCTGGTCCGGCCCAGCGCCACCTGGACGTACCTGGTCCACGACAACCCGTTCGGCTCGGAGCTGGACCGGTTGATCGCCTCGGTGGGCCGCCGGCTCGCCGGCTCGCGCTGA
- a CDS encoding GAF and ANTAR domain-containing protein yields the protein MNLDTREPTIDTLGVLETAALLRELTAGLIAVDDFDDALGQLVRIARDAVPEVAWCGFTALRAGEPAGAAASDPALAELDDLRHGPDSPPMTAIRRREMTIAPDLDGEQRWPAWTARARGLGVRGVISAPVDVDEQAIGAINLYADAGGILSTRHQLTAMLLAEHAGLLLAAVRDRARQAERAGEIDGALLGEGVVSQAIGVIMTQRGCPAPEALEVLRSAASSLDIPLREVAERLVTTVSRPREG from the coding sequence GTGAACCTGGACACACGGGAGCCGACCATCGACACCCTCGGCGTGCTGGAGACGGCCGCCCTGCTGCGGGAGCTGACCGCGGGGCTGATCGCGGTCGACGACTTCGACGACGCGCTGGGCCAGCTGGTCCGCATCGCCCGCGACGCCGTGCCGGAGGTCGCCTGGTGCGGCTTCACGGCGCTGCGCGCCGGTGAGCCGGCCGGGGCGGCGGCCTCCGACCCGGCCCTGGCGGAGCTGGACGACCTGCGTCACGGCCCGGACTCGCCGCCGATGACCGCGATCCGCCGTCGCGAGATGACCATCGCGCCGGACCTCGACGGCGAGCAGCGCTGGCCGGCCTGGACGGCCCGGGCGCGCGGGCTCGGCGTACGCGGGGTGATCTCCGCGCCGGTGGACGTCGACGAACAGGCGATCGGGGCGATCAACCTGTACGCCGACGCCGGCGGCATCCTCTCCACCCGGCACCAGCTCACCGCGATGCTCCTCGCCGAGCACGCCGGGCTGCTGCTGGCCGCCGTGCGGGACCGGGCCAGGCAGGCCGAGCGGGCCGGTGAGATCGACGGCGCGCTGCTCGGCGAGGGTGTGGTGAGCCAGGCGATCGGGGTGATCATGACGCAGCGCGGCTGTCCCGCCCCGGAGGCGCTGGAGGTGCTGCGCAGCGCGGCGTCCTCGCTGGACATCCCGCTGCGGGAGGTCGCCGAGCGGTTGGTCACCACCGTCTCGCGTCCCCGCGAGGGCTGA
- a CDS encoding DUF2231 domain-containing protein: MESRLRVQGHPIQPMLVTFPFGLFVSATVFDLADVAGGPAFLGEVGYWTSVAALVAAALAAVAGMVDLWDVRASRTRRTMVTFNLVNAGMAALFLLTCLVRADAPQRGATGVLLLTELVALAVGTVGVRLGARLMRQFDPGRREPSGFDALDGVPAGGSTVEIVRPRA; this comes from the coding sequence ATGGAGAGCCGTCTGCGGGTGCAGGGGCACCCCATCCAACCGATGCTGGTGACGTTCCCGTTCGGGCTCTTCGTCAGCGCCACCGTCTTCGACCTCGCCGACGTGGCCGGCGGGCCGGCGTTCCTCGGCGAGGTCGGCTACTGGACGTCGGTGGCCGCGCTGGTCGCCGCCGCGCTCGCCGCCGTGGCCGGCATGGTCGACCTGTGGGACGTCCGCGCCTCCCGGACCCGCCGGACCATGGTCACCTTCAACCTGGTCAACGCCGGCATGGCCGCGCTGTTCCTGCTCACCTGCCTGGTCCGGGCGGACGCGCCGCAGCGCGGCGCGACCGGTGTGCTGCTGCTGACCGAACTGGTCGCCCTGGCGGTCGGCACGGTCGGGGTCCGGCTCGGCGCCCGGCTGATGCGCCAGTTCGACCCCGGCCGCCGCGAGCCCAGCGGCTTCGACGCCCTTGACGGGGTGCCGGCCGGCGGCTCGACCGTCGAGATCGTCCGCCCGCGCGCCTGA
- a CDS encoding class I SAM-dependent methyltransferase, producing MTERSFAELVAEATAAPVTGWGFSWLDGRATEERPTWGYAGLLAARMARARAALDVDTGGAEVLAEVPTPPPLLVATEAWPPNVALARRTLRRLGAGVVQVGAAAVLPFRDGSFDLVTSRHPVETWWDEIARVLRPGGTYLSQQIGPGTMRELSEAILGPLPPATGRHPALAVAAAEAAGLTVVRLEEATLRATFHDVGAVVWFLRKVVWTVPDFDVDRYRPQLAALHERIRAEGPFVAHARRFLVEAHRPAR from the coding sequence GTGACCGAGCGCAGCTTCGCCGAACTGGTCGCCGAGGCGACCGCGGCGCCCGTGACCGGGTGGGGCTTCTCCTGGCTCGACGGCCGGGCCACCGAGGAACGACCCACGTGGGGCTACGCCGGCCTGCTGGCGGCCCGGATGGCGCGGGCGCGTGCCGCGCTGGACGTCGACACCGGCGGCGCGGAGGTGCTCGCCGAGGTGCCGACCCCGCCGCCGCTGCTGGTCGCCACCGAGGCGTGGCCGCCGAACGTCGCGCTCGCCCGGCGTACGCTGCGCCGGCTCGGCGCCGGTGTGGTGCAGGTCGGCGCGGCGGCCGTCCTGCCGTTCCGCGACGGATCCTTCGACCTGGTCACCAGCCGGCACCCGGTCGAGACCTGGTGGGACGAGATCGCCCGGGTGCTGCGCCCCGGCGGGACGTACCTGTCCCAGCAGATCGGCCCGGGCACCATGCGCGAGCTGAGCGAGGCGATCCTCGGCCCGCTGCCTCCCGCGACCGGCCGGCACCCCGCGCTCGCCGTCGCCGCCGCCGAGGCGGCCGGGCTGACGGTGGTACGGCTGGAGGAGGCCACCCTCCGGGCGACCTTCCACGACGTCGGCGCGGTGGTCTGGTTCCTGCGCAAGGTGGTGTGGACCGTGCCGGACTTCGACGTCGACCGGTACCGGCCGCAGCTCGCCGCGCTGCACGAGCGGATCCGCGCCGAGGGCCCCTTCGTCGCCCACGCCCGCCGCTTCCTCGTCGAAGCACACAGACCCGCCCGCTGA
- a CDS encoding DUF3500 domain-containing protein: MRTAATALLDALDEPARAAAGHHFDDEGRRWLEYRPRPRPGVCLADLDVAGRKAAHRLLATALSPAAYAQAMAVVALEEVLDRAEGWRRGRHSGDYWVAVFGDPAVDDRWAWRFEGHHLSVSMTVVDDEVSPAPVFLGANPATVLHAGRPVSRPLGVEEDLARELLTAIGPAGRAAAVIADEAPADIVSATRASVGAPLVPLGVPRGRLGVTGRALLDQLVALYLDRLPAELAAREADRVAGGETHFAWAGPMRPGGRHYYRIQGEDLLVEYDNTADDGNHAHTVLRRPAGDFGADVLAAHHAHSH, translated from the coding sequence ATGCGCACGGCCGCCACCGCGCTGCTGGACGCCCTCGACGAGCCGGCCCGGGCCGCCGCCGGCCACCACTTCGACGACGAGGGCCGGCGGTGGCTGGAGTACCGGCCCCGGCCGCGTCCCGGCGTCTGCCTGGCGGACCTGGACGTCGCCGGCCGCAAGGCCGCCCACCGGCTGCTCGCCACCGCGCTCAGCCCGGCCGCGTACGCCCAGGCGATGGCGGTCGTGGCGCTGGAGGAGGTGCTGGACCGGGCGGAGGGGTGGCGACGCGGGCGGCACAGCGGCGACTACTGGGTGGCCGTCTTCGGCGACCCGGCCGTCGACGACCGGTGGGCCTGGCGCTTCGAGGGGCACCACCTGTCGGTGAGCATGACCGTGGTCGACGACGAGGTCTCCCCCGCCCCGGTGTTCCTCGGCGCCAACCCGGCCACCGTCCTGCACGCCGGCCGCCCCGTGTCACGCCCGCTCGGCGTCGAGGAGGACCTGGCCCGGGAGCTGCTGACCGCGATCGGCCCGGCCGGGCGCGCGGCGGCCGTCATCGCCGACGAGGCGCCGGCGGACATCGTCAGCGCCACCCGGGCCTCGGTGGGCGCACCGCTCGTCCCGCTGGGTGTGCCGCGCGGGCGGCTCGGCGTCACCGGCCGGGCGCTGCTGGACCAGCTCGTCGCGCTCTACCTGGACCGGCTGCCCGCCGAACTCGCGGCCCGGGAGGCCGACCGGGTCGCCGGCGGCGAGACGCACTTCGCCTGGGCCGGCCCGATGCGGCCGGGCGGGCGGCACTACTACCGGATCCAGGGCGAGGACCTGCTCGTCGAGTACGACAACACCGCCGACGACGGCAACCACGCGCACACCGTGCTGCGCCGCCCGGCCGGCGACTTCGGCGCCGACGTCCTCGCCGCCCACCACGCCCACTCCCACTGA
- a CDS encoding cupin domain-containing protein — translation MDDVYVGNAGVDGATNAGWLLGHFMPAGDPRHSTDVEVKWGVHPPGQARSRWATGECRTALLVLVSGRFRMEFPDRTVVLGSPGDYVVWGRGVDHSWYAEQESVVLTVRWPSVPGYRVDPPVLR, via the coding sequence ATGGACGACGTGTACGTGGGCAACGCCGGTGTGGACGGGGCCACCAACGCCGGCTGGCTGCTCGGGCACTTCATGCCCGCCGGCGACCCCCGGCACAGCACCGACGTCGAGGTGAAGTGGGGCGTGCACCCGCCCGGGCAGGCCCGGTCCCGGTGGGCGACCGGTGAGTGCCGTACGGCGTTGCTGGTGCTGGTGAGCGGCCGGTTCCGGATGGAGTTCCCGGACCGCACGGTGGTGCTCGGCAGTCCGGGCGACTACGTCGTCTGGGGGCGCGGGGTCGACCACAGCTGGTACGCCGAGCAGGAGTCGGTGGTGCTCACCGTGCGCTGGCCCTCGGTGCCCGGCTACCGGGTGGACCCGCCCGTGCTGCGCTGA
- a CDS encoding winged helix-turn-helix domain-containing protein produces MTITLDLAAAAMTPRLARLVDLLGELVESGEGIVRPAEPAVPRPVAVVPAPRPAADDEHPDTLHVLAGTRVVRRGGQEIPLTRIEFDLLLFLAEYPYRVFTRRQLLAGVWGYEHAVARTVDVHVRRLRAKLAAGTPVVTTVYGVGYRLADDARVRVDRCR; encoded by the coding sequence CTGACCATCACCCTCGACCTCGCCGCCGCGGCGATGACGCCCCGGCTGGCGCGCCTGGTCGACCTGCTCGGAGAGCTGGTCGAGTCGGGGGAGGGGATCGTCCGACCGGCCGAGCCCGCCGTGCCGCGACCGGTGGCCGTCGTGCCCGCCCCGCGTCCGGCGGCGGACGACGAGCACCCCGACACGCTGCACGTCCTGGCCGGCACCCGGGTGGTCCGCCGGGGCGGGCAGGAGATCCCGCTCACCCGCATCGAGTTCGACCTGCTGCTGTTCCTCGCCGAGTACCCGTACCGGGTCTTCACCCGGCGGCAACTGCTCGCCGGCGTCTGGGGCTACGAGCACGCCGTGGCCCGTACCGTGGACGTGCACGTGCGCCGGCTGCGCGCCAAGCTCGCCGCCGGCACACCGGTGGTGACCACCGTGTACGGCGTCGGCTACCGCCTCGCCGACGACGCCCGGGTCCGCGTCGACCGGTGCCGCTGA
- a CDS encoding winged helix-turn-helix domain-containing protein, which produces MSVSPASSRAGWHTSQPAVPGRPPGGQRRPANTAAPVLTVTLSIPLANEESLTPPARRLLEAAREMLERGEGTITTTGVPAERRPEPLPAGRSAGRSLAPTIPALHILAASRSVLRDGEPLPLTRLEFDLLLHLVAHPRRVFTRLQLLNAVWGYEHAGVRTVDVHVRRLRGKVGVDVPLVTTVYGVGYRLADDARVTIDRTG; this is translated from the coding sequence ATGTCGGTCAGCCCCGCCTCGTCGCGCGCCGGATGGCATACGTCCCAACCTGCTGTCCCCGGTCGTCCCCCCGGCGGCCAGCGCCGCCCGGCCAACACCGCCGCGCCCGTGCTCACCGTGACCCTGTCCATCCCACTGGCCAACGAGGAGTCGCTGACCCCACCGGCCCGGCGGCTGCTCGAGGCCGCCCGGGAGATGCTGGAGCGGGGTGAGGGCACCATCACCACCACCGGCGTACCGGCCGAACGGCGGCCCGAGCCACTGCCCGCCGGCCGCTCGGCGGGCCGGTCGCTGGCGCCGACCATCCCGGCCCTGCACATCCTGGCCGCCTCCCGCTCGGTGCTGCGCGACGGTGAGCCGTTGCCGCTGACCCGGCTGGAGTTCGACCTGCTGCTGCACCTGGTGGCCCACCCGCGCCGGGTCTTCACCCGGTTGCAGCTGCTCAACGCCGTCTGGGGGTACGAGCACGCCGGGGTCCGCACGGTCGACGTGCACGTGCGGCGGCTGCGCGGCAAGGTGGGCGTGGACGTCCCGCTGGTCACCACCGTCTACGGCGTCGGCTACCGGCTCGCCGACGACGCCCGGGTCACCATCGACCGCACCGGCTGA
- a CDS encoding nucleoside/nucleotide kinase family protein, with protein sequence MRVRPISPERLVTELTDRVLAAADLAADRPPSGPGPAADRSPSRLRVAVDGPPAADPDRLADALVDPLRAAGRPVLRIRAEDFLRPASVRYELGRTNPDAYYEGWTDEAGLRREVLDPAGPGGSGRVLPSLWDAATDRASRAPYLDLPAGAVLLVSGALLLGGGLPFDLAVHLALSPAALARRTDPRLRWTLPAFQRYAEEVDPASFADVVVRVDDPRRPALVEPS encoded by the coding sequence ATGCGCGTCCGACCCATCTCGCCCGAGCGGCTCGTCACCGAGCTGACCGACCGCGTCCTCGCCGCCGCCGACCTGGCCGCCGACCGGCCGCCGTCCGGCCCGGGCCCGGCCGCCGACCGGTCGCCGTCGCGGCTGCGGGTGGCGGTCGACGGCCCACCCGCCGCCGACCCGGACCGGCTCGCCGACGCCCTGGTCGACCCGCTGCGCGCCGCCGGCCGTCCGGTGCTGCGCATCCGGGCCGAGGACTTCCTGCGGCCCGCCTCGGTCCGGTACGAGCTGGGCCGGACCAACCCGGACGCCTACTACGAGGGCTGGACGGACGAGGCCGGGCTGCGCCGGGAGGTGCTCGACCCGGCCGGGCCGGGCGGTTCCGGGCGGGTCCTGCCGTCGCTATGGGACGCCGCGACCGACCGGGCCAGCCGTGCGCCGTACCTCGACCTGCCGGCCGGCGCGGTGCTGCTGGTCAGCGGGGCGTTGCTGCTCGGCGGTGGGCTCCCCTTCGACCTGGCGGTGCACCTGGCGCTCTCCCCGGCCGCCCTGGCCCGGCGGACCGACCCGCGACTGCGCTGGACGCTGCCGGCCTTCCAGCGGTACGCCGAGGAGGTCGACCCCGCCTCCTTCGCCGACGTCGTGGTACGCGTCGACGACCCCCGGCGCCCCGCGCTCGTCGAGCCGTCCTGA
- a CDS encoding TraR/DksA family transcriptional regulator, giving the protein MLVHDTVGTGRSQAEIDQIRLSLQARHDELSAEYEQAVAQSQVLRLVEVGDTAGDDQADSGTKTAERDTAQSLLRTILERRAQFEHALARLDEGTYGFCEGCSAPIPVERLEIFPSATSCVACKQTRERRAA; this is encoded by the coding sequence ATGCTCGTCCACGACACGGTCGGTACGGGCCGATCCCAGGCGGAGATCGACCAGATCCGACTCTCCCTGCAGGCCCGCCACGACGAGCTGTCCGCGGAGTACGAGCAGGCGGTGGCGCAGAGCCAGGTGCTGCGGCTGGTGGAGGTCGGCGACACCGCCGGCGACGACCAGGCCGACAGCGGCACCAAGACCGCCGAGCGGGACACCGCGCAGTCCCTGCTGCGGACCATCCTGGAGCGCCGCGCCCAGTTCGAGCACGCGCTGGCCCGGCTCGACGAGGGGACGTACGGCTTCTGCGAGGGCTGCTCCGCGCCGATCCCGGTCGAGCGGCTGGAGATCTTCCCGTCGGCCACCTCCTGTGTGGCCTGCAAGCAGACGCGGGAGCGGCGAGCCGCCTGA
- a CDS encoding DUF72 domain-containing protein, with the protein MGEIKVGTASWTDRTLLDSGWYPQTADTPEKRLAYYARQFPLVEVDATYYSPPAERTARLWVERTPPGFTFNIKAFSLLTGHPTRVSALYKDLRPDTDKRNLYPDDLPAQAYEEVWTRFLTALDPLVEAGKLGAVLFQFPPWFTIKRANKEYLLEVQRRCRPLRPVFEFRHASWFDGDNADETLDFLRRHELAYVCVDMPQGHRNSVPPVLAATADLAVVRFHGHSDKWTSTDIHEKFGYRYSARELRDWAPKLRELADAADRTHVLMNNCYRDYAQTNGQQLQDLLGA; encoded by the coding sequence ATGGGTGAGATCAAGGTGGGCACCGCGTCCTGGACCGACCGGACCCTGCTGGACTCCGGGTGGTATCCGCAGACCGCGGACACGCCGGAGAAGCGCCTGGCGTACTACGCCCGGCAGTTCCCGCTGGTCGAGGTGGACGCCACCTACTACTCGCCGCCGGCCGAGCGGACCGCGCGGCTGTGGGTGGAGCGGACCCCGCCCGGGTTCACCTTCAACATCAAGGCGTTCAGCCTGCTGACCGGGCACCCCACCCGGGTCTCCGCGCTCTACAAGGACCTGCGGCCGGACACCGACAAGCGCAACCTCTACCCGGACGACCTGCCCGCGCAGGCGTACGAGGAGGTCTGGACGCGGTTCCTGACCGCGCTCGACCCGCTGGTCGAGGCCGGCAAGCTGGGCGCGGTGCTGTTCCAGTTCCCGCCCTGGTTCACCATCAAGCGGGCCAACAAGGAGTACCTGCTGGAGGTCCAGCGGCGCTGCCGCCCGCTGCGGCCGGTCTTCGAGTTCCGGCACGCCTCCTGGTTCGACGGCGACAACGCCGACGAGACCCTGGACTTCCTGCGCCGGCACGAGCTGGCGTACGTCTGCGTCGACATGCCCCAGGGGCACCGCAACTCGGTGCCGCCGGTGCTGGCCGCCACCGCCGACCTGGCCGTGGTGCGCTTCCACGGGCACAGCGACAAGTGGACCAGCACCGACATCCACGAGAAGTTCGGCTACCGCTACTCGGCCCGTGAGTTGCGGGACTGGGCGCCGAAGCTGCGGGAGCTGGCGGACGCCGCCGACCGGACCCACGTGCTGATGAACAACTGCTACCGCGACTACGCCCAGACCAACGGCCAGCAGTTGCAGGACCTGCTCGGCGCGTGA
- a CDS encoding DUF2267 domain-containing protein, producing MAEQLHSAFETSMDKTNLILKDIEQAYGWPKEQRNQSYAALRTVLHLLRDRMTVQESAEFAAQLPVLVRGIYFDGWQPDNVPIKLNRDDFLYEVRQGFPYDVEGGPERVTQVVLDTLRRHITQGEWDDVRSTMPKDMQQLIP from the coding sequence ATGGCTGAGCAGCTGCATTCGGCGTTCGAGACGTCGATGGACAAGACCAACCTGATTCTCAAGGACATCGAGCAGGCGTACGGCTGGCCCAAGGAGCAGCGCAACCAGTCCTACGCGGCGCTGCGGACCGTCCTGCACCTGCTGCGCGACCGGATGACGGTGCAGGAGAGCGCCGAGTTCGCCGCGCAGTTGCCGGTGCTGGTGCGCGGGATCTACTTCGACGGGTGGCAGCCGGACAACGTCCCGATCAAGCTCAACCGGGACGACTTCCTCTACGAGGTCCGCCAGGGCTTCCCGTACGACGTGGAGGGCGGCCCCGAGCGGGTGACGCAGGTGGTGCTCGACACCCTGCGCCGGCACATCACCCAGGGCGAGTGGGACGATGTGCGGTCCACCATGCCCAAGGACATGCAGCAGCTGATCCCGTGA
- a CDS encoding DUF72 domain-containing protein, protein MFLVGTSGWQYRDWRERFYPARLPQRLWLEHFATRFATVEVNNAFYRLPERETFAAWRARTPADFCVAVKMSRYLTHVKRLRDPAEPVARFLGRATALGDRLGPVLVQLPPNLPADADALDATLRLFPAEVRVAVEPRHPSWWTDEVRRVLERRRAALVWADRLGRPVTPLWRTTDFGYLRLHEGRARPWPRYGRTALATWVRRLGAAFDDAQPAYVYFNNDPGGAAVVDAVAFAGLAGRAGHPVSRVTA, encoded by the coding sequence GTGTTCCTGGTCGGCACGTCGGGGTGGCAGTACCGCGACTGGCGGGAGCGGTTCTACCCGGCGAGGCTGCCGCAGCGGCTCTGGCTGGAACACTTCGCCACCCGGTTCGCCACCGTGGAGGTCAACAACGCCTTCTACCGGCTGCCCGAGCGGGAGACCTTCGCCGCCTGGCGGGCGCGTACCCCGGCGGACTTCTGCGTGGCGGTCAAGATGAGCCGCTACCTGACCCACGTCAAACGGCTGCGGGACCCGGCGGAGCCGGTCGCCCGCTTCCTGGGCCGGGCCACCGCGCTCGGCGACCGGCTCGGGCCGGTGCTGGTGCAGCTCCCGCCGAACCTGCCGGCCGACGCCGACGCGCTCGACGCGACCCTGCGGCTGTTCCCCGCCGAGGTGCGGGTGGCGGTGGAGCCGCGCCACCCGTCCTGGTGGACCGACGAGGTGCGCCGGGTGCTGGAGCGCCGCCGCGCGGCGTTGGTCTGGGCCGACCGGCTCGGCCGGCCGGTCACCCCGCTGTGGCGGACCACCGACTTCGGGTACCTGCGGCTGCACGAGGGGCGGGCCCGGCCGTGGCCGCGCTACGGGCGCACGGCGCTCGCCACCTGGGTACGCCGCCTCGGCGCGGCCTTCGACGACGCGCAGCCGGCGTACGTGTACTTCAACAACGACCCGGGAGGTGCCGCGGTGGTCGACGCGGTCGCCTTCGCCGGGCTGGCCGGCCGGGCCGGGCACCCGGTCAGCCGCGTCACGGCCTGA